In the Pristiophorus japonicus isolate sPriJap1 chromosome 5, sPriJap1.hap1, whole genome shotgun sequence genome, one interval contains:
- the LOC139263887 gene encoding interleukin-6-like, protein MRPVQYFCQLFLVLFGRVAAFPVADLAETVESLPGSALTCAACGSLALQIQSTAAELRDTQLCEYFSFCDGDRSSLLSYHFDLPQIRAQDRCIKIGFHKETCLKAIAAGLQRYNTFLLLVETSIASSNDQVVWMRSSSQRLVELIMHQLNAEFGTTDLAESELEVSASDLVSRTDWNRQVKVHIILRDFTTFIEKTTRAIRFMKSVPSL, encoded by the exons ATGAGACCTGTCCAAT ATTTCTGCCAACTTTTCCTGGTGCTGTTTGGAAGAGTCGCCGCTTTCCCTGTGGCGGACCTGGCGGAAACGGTGGAGAGTTTACCTGGATCAGCCCTGACTTGTGCAGCCTGCGGCTCTCTGGCGCTGCAGATCCAGAGCACGGCGGCTGAACTCCGGGACACACAG TTGTGTGAGTATTTCTCGTTCTGTGACGGAGACCGGAGCTCGCTGCTCAGTTACCATTTCGACCTGCCACAAATCCGAGCTCAGGACAGATGCATAAAGATAGGATTCCACAAG GAAACATGCCTCAAAGCGATTGCCGCTGGCCTTCAGAGATACAACACCTTCTTGTTATTGGTGGAAACATCCATCGCGAGTTCAAACGACCAAGTGGTCTGGATGCGATCCAGCTCCCAGCGCCTGGTTGAATTGATCATGCACCAG TTAAATGCTGAGTTTGGCACCACTGATCTGGCCGAGAGTGAGCTGGAGGTTTCTGCCTCAGACCTGGTGTCAAGAACAGATTGGAACAGACAGGTGAAAGTGCATATCATCCTTAGAGACTTCACTACCTTTATCGAGAAAACAACCCGAGCCATTCGCTTCATGAAATCGGTCCCGAGTCTGTGA